In Planctomycetaceae bacterium, a single genomic region encodes these proteins:
- the ccsA gene encoding cytochrome c biogenesis protein CcsA has translation MNQSPEGATGFSAAATTFRPFGAGSSNGDYRGLTPPARSCRPFGTKTRGVWPLVAVLAIHTLTAPSVFGQPIFDAPTREFLRQIDASELQLLGVQYQGRIAPLDTVAREQLAQISGSADINALPPAAAYLEIYLNAGAYLDAPLLYVGETGMRDFVARHLQGADLDAFRATHRLAPRAMLNQDVGALLVQSGRATPEQVSALPPRDAPSPLVRALSELVLDQPATRVQISRLTARAEAFIAAGVLRVIPASTREWPDADTLLGAGPGMMGNQPLLSLRDAWRGRNAGGVNTIIHELAVDLPAKSESHPPKALRQLEVAYNRTYKATLVWAGFALATVLFIIAAPSRRRWARRAAMTVLALSTSLLAAGFMLRWMISGRAWYLPPMMTQWEALVASALLGAVFALAVEWIWKRNYIGMAASLYAAAALLAASRMGGELHALQGLLSSKLMAAHVSLIIIGHALAGMTLVISVAYLVALVVARRGKGEPLSAGADLSQLSGASTPAAIDGCNVLTAQLACWTIIAGIVLGAMWGDVAWGRWWGWDAKETWALLTALVYVLALHVRYITPARIRGGVTAWICIVGCAVMLFNWFIVGRYLSGLHGYS, from the coding sequence ATGAACCAGAGCCCCGAAGGGGCGACAGGCTTCTCGGCGGCCGCAACAACCTTCCGCCCCTTCGGGGCGGGATCCTCTAATGGCGATTACCGGGGGCTGACGCCCCCGGCTAGATCCTGTCGTCCCTTCGGGACGAAGACTCGCGGGGTATGGCCGCTGGTTGCAGTGCTTGCGATTCACACCCTCACGGCGCCGTCCGTCTTTGGCCAGCCCATCTTCGATGCGCCCACTCGTGAGTTCCTCAGGCAGATCGACGCCAGCGAGTTGCAGCTTCTGGGCGTGCAGTATCAGGGGCGCATCGCGCCGCTGGATACGGTGGCGCGCGAGCAGTTGGCGCAGATCAGCGGCTCGGCCGATATCAACGCTCTGCCGCCGGCGGCCGCGTACCTGGAGATTTACCTCAACGCCGGGGCGTACCTGGACGCGCCGCTGCTGTACGTGGGCGAGACGGGCATGCGAGATTTCGTCGCGAGGCACCTTCAAGGCGCGGACCTCGATGCGTTCCGCGCGACCCATCGCCTGGCGCCGCGCGCGATGCTCAACCAGGACGTGGGCGCTCTGCTGGTTCAGTCCGGCCGGGCGACGCCGGAACAGGTCTCCGCGCTGCCCCCACGCGATGCGCCGTCGCCGCTGGTGCGGGCGTTGAGCGAACTGGTGCTGGACCAGCCCGCCACGCGCGTGCAGATCAGCCGCCTCACCGCCCGGGCCGAGGCGTTCATCGCCGCCGGCGTACTGCGCGTCATCCCGGCTTCCACACGCGAATGGCCCGACGCGGATACGCTCTTGGGCGCCGGGCCCGGCATGATGGGCAACCAGCCCCTCCTGTCGCTGCGCGACGCCTGGCGCGGCCGCAACGCCGGCGGGGTCAACACGATCATTCACGAATTGGCGGTTGACCTGCCCGCCAAGAGCGAGAGTCATCCGCCCAAGGCGCTGCGTCAGCTCGAAGTGGCGTACAACCGCACGTACAAAGCCACGCTTGTCTGGGCGGGCTTTGCCTTGGCGACAGTGCTGTTCATCATCGCCGCGCCCTCGCGACGGCGATGGGCCCGCCGCGCGGCCATGACCGTGCTGGCGCTTTCGACATCGCTCCTGGCGGCCGGTTTCATGCTGCGTTGGATGATCTCCGGCCGCGCGTGGTACCTGCCGCCGATGATGACGCAGTGGGAGGCGCTGGTGGCCTCGGCGCTGCTGGGGGCGGTTTTCGCCCTGGCGGTGGAATGGATCTGGAAGCGCAACTACATCGGCATGGCGGCTTCGCTCTATGCGGCCGCGGCGCTGCTGGCGGCCAGCCGCATGGGCGGCGAGCTTCACGCGCTGCAGGGGCTGCTGTCGTCGAAGCTGATGGCGGCGCACGTGTCGCTGATCATCATCGGTCACGCGCTGGCGGGGATGACGCTGGTGATCTCGGTGGCGTACCTGGTGGCGCTGGTGGTGGCGCGCCGGGGCAAGGGTGAACCGCTCAGCGCGGGAGCGGACCTTTCGCAGCTGTCGGGGGCGTCAACGCCTGCGGCGATCGACGGCTGCAATGTGCTGACGGCGCAACTGGCGTGCTGGACGATCATCGCGGGGATCGTGCTGGGGGCGATGTGGGGGGACGTGGCGTGGGGTCGCTGGTGGGGCTGGGACGCCAAGGAGACCTGGGCCTTGCTGACGGCGCTGGTGTACGTTCTGGCGCTGCACGTGCGGTACATCACGCCGGCGCGCATTCGCGGGGGCGTTACGGCGTGGATCTGCATCGTCGGCTGCGCGGTGATGCTCTTCAACTGGTTTATCGTGGGGCGGTATTTGTCGGGCCTGCACGGGTACTCGTGA
- a CDS encoding four helix bundle protein: protein MAFAFEKLLVYQKAVAFADRILELTGTFARGFFFLADQLNRASTSIATNIAEGNGRFTKADRKHFFGISRGSTQECVPLLELAKRRNLLTIETHESLKANLEEIAKMLSGLINREQNGEGR, encoded by the coding sequence ATGGCATTCGCCTTCGAGAAACTGCTCGTCTACCAGAAAGCCGTTGCGTTTGCCGACAGGATTCTCGAACTCACCGGCACGTTCGCCAGAGGGTTCTTCTTCCTGGCCGATCAACTCAACCGGGCATCGACCTCAATCGCCACCAATATCGCCGAAGGCAACGGCCGCTTCACCAAGGCCGACCGCAAACACTTCTTCGGAATCTCCCGCGGCTCGACCCAGGAGTGCGTCCCGCTGCTGGAACTGGCCAAGCGGCGCAATCTGCTGACAATCGAGACGCACGAGTCGCTCAAAGCCAACCTTGAAGAAATTGCCAAAATGCTCTCAGGCCTCATCAACCGTGAACAGAATGGAGAGGGGAGATAG
- a CDS encoding HAD family hydrolase, whose protein sequence is MAPKYKLLALDVDGTLVGRDSIVPPDVIEAVGAAEAAGIRIVLATGRSYVETVGVWRQLNLKAPFEPMVLIGGALVSEAHSGRTLWQQPIPRAVAVEFSDALGDAGYSAMAILDVWRCGVEYIVAEHGRGDEAHRLWFSKMNVKVHRVERIAEAPEMPDPLRISAVVESTDAAAVSERLREQFHGRLTVHAIVAPNYGVTIVESFAAGVSKFTGVQYVAQAYRIGPGQIAAVGDDVNDLELIRKVGLGVAMPNGSPLLIAEADRVAEKGLAAFIRELVE, encoded by the coding sequence TTGGCGCCCAAATACAAACTCCTCGCCCTCGACGTCGACGGCACCCTCGTCGGCCGCGACAGCATCGTGCCGCCGGATGTCATCGAGGCCGTCGGCGCGGCCGAGGCCGCGGGCATCCGCATCGTGCTGGCTACGGGGCGCAGCTACGTCGAGACCGTCGGCGTCTGGAGGCAGCTCAACCTCAAGGCCCCCTTCGAGCCCATGGTCCTCATCGGCGGGGCGCTGGTGTCCGAGGCCCACAGCGGCCGCACGCTCTGGCAGCAGCCCATCCCCCGAGCAGTAGCCGTCGAGTTCTCCGACGCCCTGGGCGATGCGGGCTACTCCGCCATGGCTATCCTCGACGTGTGGCGCTGCGGCGTGGAGTACATCGTGGCCGAGCATGGCCGCGGCGACGAGGCCCACCGACTCTGGTTCAGCAAGATGAACGTGAAGGTGCATCGCGTCGAACGCATCGCCGAGGCCCCGGAAATGCCCGACCCGCTGCGGATTTCAGCCGTCGTCGAATCGACCGATGCGGCGGCCGTCAGCGAGCGCCTGCGCGAGCAGTTCCACGGCCGCCTGACCGTCCACGCGATCGTGGCCCCCAACTACGGCGTGACGATCGTCGAAAGCTTCGCCGCCGGCGTGAGCAAGTTCACCGGCGTGCAGTACGTAGCCCAGGCCTACCGGATTGGCCCCGGCCAGATCGCCGCCGTAGGCGACGACGTGAACGACCTGGAACTCATCCGCAAAGTGGGCCTTGGCGTAGCCATGCCCAACGGCTCGCCGCTATTGATCGCCGAAGCCGACCGCGTCGCCGAAAAAGGCTTGGCGGCGTTCATTCGGGAACTGGTGGAATAG
- a CDS encoding sialate O-acetylesterase produces the protein MAKEAAVLGTTISSGASDWQIFQQDKTGRGEIRLAGRWGFGQWPAWKKFTAQVRLVSEDTGAAVTAELDWQDAALKKNGTWTAVLKNIPAGGLYRLETRLHDYNAWGGFMGDCRHFIGVGDLWIIAGQSNSAGYGREPVYDPPQLGVHVFNNAMRWSLCTQPANETTDTAHMVNREGYPQHGPWMAWAKIVSRTLGYPIGLIQVSLGGSPLSMWNPTEPGDSGLYDIMVQAAAATGGARGVLWYQGCSDAGPTTCKTYGKRFIAAVKAWRKALKNPDLHVLTIQLNCVIADPQDEADRGWSIIRETQRVVPKQLAGVTVVPTLDQPLSDGIHNSAHGNLLMAQRAAATALGAVYGKPVAWQAPEPASARKAQAGKAVDIRFANVTGQLTTVDGRGSIKPFVVEDAQGDVPVEGVAYIKRDTIRLKLARKLADKAVVHGGFGMNPPTVPHDQPRMLPILAFYGLKVE, from the coding sequence ATGGCCAAAGAGGCAGCGGTGCTCGGCACCACCATCAGCAGCGGCGCCAGCGATTGGCAGATCTTCCAGCAGGACAAGACAGGCCGCGGCGAGATCCGCCTGGCCGGCCGATGGGGATTTGGCCAATGGCCCGCCTGGAAAAAGTTCACCGCCCAGGTGCGCCTGGTTAGCGAAGACACCGGCGCTGCCGTCACGGCCGAGCTCGACTGGCAAGACGCCGCCCTCAAGAAAAATGGCACGTGGACTGCCGTGCTCAAGAACATTCCCGCCGGCGGGCTCTACCGCCTCGAGACGCGCCTGCACGACTACAACGCCTGGGGCGGATTCATGGGCGACTGCCGACACTTCATCGGCGTCGGCGATCTGTGGATCATCGCCGGGCAGAGCAACTCCGCCGGTTACGGCCGCGAGCCGGTCTATGACCCGCCGCAGCTTGGCGTACACGTGTTCAACAACGCCATGCGATGGAGCCTCTGTACGCAGCCGGCCAACGAAACCACCGACACCGCCCACATGGTCAACCGCGAAGGCTACCCGCAGCACGGTCCGTGGATGGCGTGGGCGAAGATCGTCAGCCGCACCTTGGGCTACCCCATCGGGCTGATCCAGGTCTCGCTGGGCGGCAGCCCGCTGTCGATGTGGAACCCGACGGAGCCGGGCGACAGCGGCCTGTACGACATCATGGTCCAGGCGGCTGCGGCTACCGGCGGCGCCCGCGGCGTGCTGTGGTACCAGGGCTGCTCCGACGCCGGGCCGACCACGTGCAAGACCTACGGCAAGCGGTTCATTGCGGCCGTCAAGGCCTGGCGAAAAGCCCTGAAGAACCCCGACCTGCACGTGCTGACGATCCAGCTCAACTGCGTGATCGCCGACCCGCAGGACGAAGCCGACCGCGGCTGGTCCATCATCCGCGAAACGCAGCGCGTGGTGCCCAAGCAGCTCGCCGGCGTGACCGTCGTGCCCACGCTCGATCAGCCGCTCTCTGACGGTATTCATAATTCCGCGCACGGCAACTTGCTGATGGCCCAGCGCGCCGCCGCCACGGCGCTCGGCGCTGTCTACGGCAAGCCCGTCGCCTGGCAGGCGCCCGAGCCCGCCTCCGCACGCAAGGCCCAAGCCGGCAAGGCCGTCGACATCCGCTTCGCCAACGTCACCGGGCAACTGACGACCGTCGACGGCCGCGGGAGCATCAAGCCCTTCGTCGTCGAAGACGCCCAGGGCGACGTGCCGGTCGAAGGCGTGGCGTACATCAAGCGCGATACGATCCGCCTCAAGCTCGCCCGCAAGCTCGCCGACAAGGCAGTCGTGCATGGCGGCTTCGGCATGAACCCCCCGACCGTCCCGCACGACCAACCGCGCATGCTGCCTATCCTGGCGTTCTACGGGTTAAAGGTCGAGTAA
- a CDS encoding polysaccharide deacetylase family protein: protein MIMYCSFNRWAAGKTRCLTMSYDDGVTADRRLVEIFNRHGIRGSFHLNGGLLGRQGYLAPEEVAGLYTGHEISAHGYTHPLLSRLPESVLAQQMIDDRRSLEALAGYPVRGMSYPYGDYSPRVIELLPSLGIEYARTVAAHGGFHIPENLLAWHPTCHHGDARLSDLTKRFVESQPGMLQTLFYVWGHSYEFNNADNWDLIENFCKSVAGDSHTWYATNIEVADYLNAQRALRATADGKRLFNPSAVSVWVDVGGQAVEVAPGKVTPLTD from the coding sequence ATGATTATGTACTGTTCGTTCAACCGCTGGGCCGCTGGCAAGACTCGATGCTTGACGATGAGCTATGACGACGGCGTGACTGCCGACCGGCGGCTGGTGGAGATTTTCAACCGTCACGGCATTCGCGGGAGTTTTCATCTTAACGGCGGGCTGCTGGGGCGGCAGGGATATCTGGCGCCGGAGGAGGTGGCGGGGCTTTACACCGGGCATGAGATTTCCGCGCACGGGTACACACACCCCTTGCTGTCGCGGCTGCCGGAATCAGTGCTCGCCCAGCAGATGATCGACGACCGCCGCAGCCTGGAAGCCCTGGCCGGGTACCCCGTGCGCGGGATGAGCTATCCCTACGGCGACTACAGCCCGCGGGTCATCGAGTTGCTGCCGTCGCTGGGGATCGAGTACGCCCGCACGGTGGCCGCCCACGGCGGGTTCCACATCCCTGAGAACCTGCTGGCCTGGCACCCGACGTGCCACCACGGCGACGCCCGCCTGAGCGATCTGACGAAGCGATTCGTCGAATCCCAGCCGGGCATGCTGCAGACGCTGTTCTACGTCTGGGGCCACAGCTACGAGTTCAACAACGCCGACAACTGGGACCTGATCGAGAACTTCTGCAAGAGCGTCGCCGGCGACAGCCATACCTGGTACGCCACGAACATCGAAGTGGCCGACTACCTCAACGCCCAGCGCGCCCTGCGGGCCACGGCCGACGGCAAGCGCCTGTTCAATCCCTCGGCGGTTTCGGTGTGGGTTGACGTGGGCGGACAAGCCGTCGAGGTGGCGCCGGGGAAGGTCACGCCGCTGACGGATTGA
- a CDS encoding response regulator transcription factor, with amino-acid sequence MTKPESTAFGSVPSQPAQAVRLAGGTRMVREAISVLLQQAGLAVCGVYHDEAALAADMAGRDRSDNDVVVLLLSGSGPFQSFQCMKDLMSKVGDLPLVVASDRIASGQVQGALRVGAKGFVSLDADPAELTHAILQAAKGQPYLTADASQLLARDISNGVGRGGRAPARRGVELSHREIEIVQLLCEGQSSKEIGRNLQISPKTVENHRYNIYRKCDVESIAELIRHAINRGLVSI; translated from the coding sequence ATGACCAAACCAGAATCAACAGCATTCGGGTCTGTACCCTCGCAACCCGCCCAGGCGGTGCGGCTGGCGGGGGGCACGCGGATGGTGCGAGAGGCGATCTCGGTGCTGCTCCAGCAGGCGGGGCTGGCCGTCTGCGGCGTGTACCATGACGAAGCGGCCCTGGCGGCGGATATGGCCGGGCGCGACCGGAGCGACAACGACGTGGTCGTGCTGCTGCTGTCGGGCTCGGGACCGTTCCAGTCGTTCCAGTGCATGAAGGACCTGATGAGCAAGGTGGGCGACCTTCCCTTGGTCGTCGCCAGCGACCGAATCGCCAGCGGACAGGTCCAGGGCGCTCTGCGCGTCGGAGCCAAAGGCTTCGTCAGCCTCGACGCCGATCCGGCCGAACTCACCCACGCCATCCTCCAGGCCGCCAAAGGGCAACCGTATCTCACCGCCGACGCCTCGCAGCTTCTGGCCAGGGATATCAGCAACGGGGTCGGCCGCGGCGGCCGAGCGCCTGCCCGGCGAGGCGTCGAGCTTTCGCACCGCGAGATCGAGATCGTGCAGCTTCTCTGCGAAGGGCAGAGCAGCAAAGAGATCGGGCGCAATCTCCAGATCAGCCCCAAGACCGTCGAGAATCACCGCTACAACATCTACCGCAAGTGCGACGTCGAGAGCATCGCCGAGCTCATCCGCCACGCCATCAACCGCGGGCTGGTGTCGATCTGA
- a CDS encoding PEP-CTERM sorting domain-containing protein, which produces MKVSVVFTVALALGALCATPAPADIVNVVVGGGFVSDGTFPPNWQTWAVDPLSMRTELNAARDSDGDDWYAILMAGNYATGAYIYQVVSVAAGESYDFKFDACYNGNKRDIRADVFNGDVTGNAGFFSDLTLKGDLYDVTTTTLTTAYQQFGGTIVPTQSLVTIRLYDLAQNTSLAGLWLDNVQLNGPEPGSGPEIPEPATMALLAVGAVGSLLRRRRA; this is translated from the coding sequence ATGAAAGTCTCTGTGGTTTTCACGGTTGCTTTGGCCTTGGGCGCTCTTTGTGCGACGCCGGCGCCGGCCGACATCGTCAACGTCGTCGTCGGTGGAGGCTTCGTTTCCGACGGCACCTTTCCGCCCAACTGGCAGACCTGGGCGGTCGACCCGCTGTCCATGCGAACTGAACTTAACGCAGCTCGTGACAGCGACGGCGACGACTGGTATGCCATCCTGATGGCAGGCAACTACGCGACCGGGGCCTACATTTACCAGGTCGTCTCGGTCGCTGCCGGCGAGTCGTATGATTTCAAGTTCGACGCGTGCTACAACGGCAACAAGCGCGACATCCGCGCCGACGTGTTCAACGGTGACGTGACGGGCAATGCCGGATTCTTCAGCGACCTGACACTGAAGGGCGATCTGTATGACGTCACCACCACGACCCTGACAACCGCCTATCAGCAGTTCGGCGGGACGATTGTCCCGACCCAGAGCCTGGTCACGATCCGGCTTTACGACCTGGCCCAGAATACCTCGCTGGCGGGCCTCTGGCTCGACAACGTCCAGTTGAATGGCCCCGAGCCGGGAAGTGGACCTGAGATTCCCGAGCCGGCGACGATGGCGCTGCTGGCGGTTGGCGCCGTCGGATCGCTACTCCGGAGACGCCGGGCGTAA
- a CDS encoding substrate-binding domain-containing protein, whose amino-acid sequence MARPFTPAARGTRRAMIAVGPHKDLRFLQGVAAFARQKGYLVNPLPWAMGFFDEGTVGQSDGIIGVFGPFHHDALAAVQRYGLPLVSLGGVPQDANIPAACPDYRAVGRLAADHLIECGYRHLLVYRENDQMVAGALAAASAAGIEAQVCAPLGSQGLVEAREAAGGAVGVVAVPDAVGALTIQRALAAGLAVPESVGVVGAGNVTTLCELGAVPLTSVEADHFQVGFEAGRLMDKLLRGVRVPRGPVIVPPQGVVRRRSTDSVMLCRPEVAAAVAYIREHFQRALTPQEVARSAGLCRRRLDQVFLREIGRTVADEITARRVRAAADMLAQSSEAVGQIARRCGFIESRALWRSFKRTMACTPEQYRAAHIRA is encoded by the coding sequence ATGGCAAGACCTTTCACGCCGGCGGCACGAGGCACGCGGCGGGCGATGATCGCTGTCGGACCTCACAAGGACCTGCGATTCCTGCAGGGGGTGGCCGCCTTCGCGCGCCAGAAGGGCTACCTCGTCAACCCGCTGCCCTGGGCGATGGGCTTCTTTGACGAAGGCACCGTCGGCCAGTCCGACGGCATTATCGGGGTGTTCGGCCCCTTCCACCATGACGCCCTGGCGGCGGTGCAGCGATACGGCCTGCCGCTGGTGAGCCTGGGCGGCGTCCCGCAAGACGCGAACATTCCCGCCGCCTGTCCGGACTACCGTGCCGTGGGGCGACTGGCGGCCGATCACCTCATCGAGTGCGGCTACCGCCATCTGCTGGTGTATCGCGAGAATGACCAGATGGTCGCCGGGGCTCTTGCGGCGGCCTCGGCGGCGGGGATCGAGGCGCAGGTCTGCGCGCCGCTGGGCTCGCAAGGCCTGGTCGAGGCGCGAGAGGCCGCCGGCGGAGCGGTGGGCGTGGTGGCCGTGCCCGACGCGGTGGGCGCGCTGACGATCCAGCGGGCGCTGGCGGCGGGCCTGGCGGTTCCGGAGAGCGTTGGAGTCGTCGGCGCCGGCAATGTCACCACCCTTTGCGAGCTGGGCGCCGTACCGCTGACGAGCGTCGAGGCGGACCATTTCCAGGTTGGCTTCGAGGCCGGGCGGCTGATGGACAAGCTTCTCCGGGGCGTGCGCGTGCCCCGCGGGCCGGTCATTGTGCCGCCGCAAGGCGTCGTCCGCCGCCGCAGCACCGACTCTGTGATGCTCTGCCGCCCCGAGGTCGCCGCGGCTGTAGCGTATATCCGCGAGCACTTCCAACGCGCGCTGACGCCGCAGGAAGTGGCCCGATCGGCCGGTCTGTGCCGCCGCCGCCTCGACCAGGTCTTCCTGCGCGAAATCGGAAGGACCGTCGCCGACGAGATCACCGCCCGGCGCGTGCGGGCGGCCGCCGACATGCTCGCCCAATCCTCCGAGGCGGTGGGCCAGATCGCCCGGCGGTGCGGATTCATCGAGTCGCGCGCCCTGTGGCGCAGCTTCAAGCGGACCATGGCCTGCACCCCCGAACAATATCGTGCCGCCCACATCCGCGCGTGA